A stretch of Amycolatopsis balhimycina FH 1894 DNA encodes these proteins:
- a CDS encoding ABC transporter substrate-binding protein has protein sequence MKLTKTLTAMGAAVSAAALLTACGSGTVGQTGSGDSAKPVGGKKLALIPGVQAEPFYISLQCGAEAEAKKLGYELTTQAPQKFDAPLQTQLVNALGSNPPAALLIAPTDDTAMLAPIQQVKARGAKIVEVDTALKDTSVAASSVSSDNTAGGKLAAQTMAKLAAGKSGSVLVLDTIAGTSTTAARAKGFEDELKNTPNLKSIGVQFTQNEPDQAAAKVTAALSSTPDLVGIFATNLNTGEGAATGLRNAGKVGAVNLIGFDASPSEVEGLKNGQYQALIAQDPASIGTQGVQQAVADVEGKAVTRNLTAQLHSITKADMDANSQYFYKQSC, from the coding sequence ATGAAGCTGACCAAGACTCTCACCGCCATGGGTGCCGCGGTCTCCGCCGCCGCCCTGCTCACCGCGTGCGGGTCCGGCACGGTCGGGCAGACCGGGTCCGGTGACTCGGCCAAGCCGGTCGGCGGCAAGAAGCTGGCGCTGATCCCCGGCGTGCAGGCCGAGCCGTTCTACATCTCGCTGCAGTGCGGTGCGGAGGCCGAGGCGAAGAAGCTCGGCTACGAGCTGACCACGCAGGCACCGCAGAAGTTCGACGCTCCCCTGCAGACCCAGCTGGTCAACGCCCTCGGCTCGAACCCGCCGGCGGCGTTGCTCATCGCGCCGACCGACGACACGGCGATGCTCGCGCCGATCCAGCAGGTCAAGGCCCGCGGCGCCAAGATCGTCGAGGTCGACACCGCGCTCAAGGACACGAGCGTGGCCGCGTCGTCCGTCTCGTCCGACAACACCGCGGGCGGGAAGCTCGCGGCGCAGACGATGGCGAAGCTCGCGGCCGGCAAGAGCGGCTCGGTCCTGGTGCTCGACACGATCGCCGGCACGTCGACCACGGCCGCCCGCGCCAAGGGCTTCGAAGACGAGCTGAAGAACACCCCGAACCTGAAGTCGATCGGCGTCCAGTTCACCCAGAACGAGCCCGACCAGGCCGCGGCCAAGGTGACGGCCGCCCTGTCGTCGACCCCGGACCTCGTCGGCATCTTCGCGACCAACCTCAACACCGGCGAAGGCGCGGCGACCGGCCTGCGCAACGCGGGCAAGGTCGGCGCGGTCAACCTGATCGGCTTCGACGCCAGCCCGTCCGAGGTCGAAGGCCTGAAGAACGGCCAGTACCAGGCCCTGATCGCCCAGGACCCGGCGTCGATCGGCACTCAGGGCGTCCAGCAGGCCGTCGCGGACGTCGAGGGCAAGGCGGTGACGCGGAACCTGACCGCGCAGCTGCACTCGATCACCAAAGCCGACATGGACGCCAACTCGCAGTACTTCTACAAGCAGAGCTGCTGA
- a CDS encoding ABC transporter permease — protein sequence MTVSTPRKDIQESPEAGFGKRPLGKRLVEANTFWIGLVLLALVVLFSVIAPDTFPTLFTFQTLFIESSVLLILSVGMTFVIITSGIDLSVGSVLILSGMVGGKTMEALSGGDASQAGWGVIVVGLVVAVVTGTIWGLINGALVALAKLPPLIVTLGTMGASLATAYLLNGGSDLRTVPAALTRTLGYGTSFGVVPNLVIVAIVITVIGAWLLRTTKFGRYTFAVGSNAEGARRVGIGVTAHLLKVYTLTGFLAGIAGFLSLAYYNSTTISGHTTDNLNAIAAVVMGGTSLFGGVGTILGTVIGVFIPAVLRKGFNIIHVQDFWQMFIVSWVLIAAVWFDQRRRRRRNSR from the coding sequence GTGACCGTGTCCACTCCCCGGAAGGACATCCAGGAATCCCCCGAGGCGGGCTTCGGCAAGCGGCCGCTGGGCAAACGCCTGGTCGAGGCCAACACGTTCTGGATCGGGCTGGTCCTGCTGGCCCTGGTCGTGCTGTTCAGCGTGATCGCGCCGGACACCTTCCCGACGCTGTTCACCTTCCAGACGCTGTTCATCGAGTCCTCCGTCCTGCTCATCCTTTCCGTCGGCATGACGTTCGTGATCATCACGTCGGGCATCGACCTCTCGGTCGGCTCGGTGCTGATCCTCTCCGGCATGGTCGGGGGCAAGACGATGGAGGCGTTGTCCGGCGGCGACGCGTCGCAGGCGGGCTGGGGCGTGATCGTCGTCGGGCTCGTGGTCGCCGTGGTCACCGGCACGATCTGGGGCCTGATCAACGGCGCCCTCGTCGCGCTGGCGAAGCTCCCGCCGCTGATCGTCACGCTCGGCACCATGGGCGCTTCCCTGGCCACCGCCTACCTGCTCAACGGCGGCTCGGACCTGCGCACCGTGCCGGCCGCCCTCACCCGGACCCTCGGCTACGGCACGTCCTTCGGCGTCGTGCCGAACCTGGTGATCGTGGCGATCGTGATCACCGTGATCGGGGCGTGGCTGCTGCGGACGACGAAGTTCGGCCGGTACACGTTCGCGGTGGGCTCCAACGCCGAGGGCGCGCGCCGGGTCGGCATCGGCGTCACCGCCCACCTGCTGAAGGTGTACACGCTCACGGGTTTCCTGGCCGGGATCGCCGGGTTCCTGTCGCTGGCCTACTACAACTCGACGACCATCTCCGGGCACACCACCGACAACCTCAACGCCATCGCCGCGGTCGTGATGGGCGGCACCAGCCTCTTCGGCGGCGTCGGCACGATCCTGGGCACGGTGATCGGGGTGTTCATCCCCGCGGTGCTGCGCAAGGGCTTCAACATCATCCACGTCCAGGACTTCTGGCAGATGTTCATCGTCAGCTGGGTCCTGATCGCCGCGGTCTGGTTCGACCAGCGGCGCCGCCGTCGCCGCAACTCCCGCTGA
- a CDS encoding ATP-binding cassette domain-containing protein produces the protein MSEILLDAVEVTKHYGSVEALRGASFQARAGEVTALIGDNGAGKSTLVKCLSGAEQPMSGKILLDGAEVHFDSPTTARRLGIETVYQDLAVAPELDPAANLFLGREIHRKGILGKLGMLDKNEMRRRAVEEFQRLGVTLQSTDVPIGSLSGGQRQSVAVARSVVWASKVVFMDEPTAALGVVQRERVLDVIKKVRDKGIAVVLISHNMPEVLSVADRVEVLRLGKRVARFTGSDTKLEDLVAAMTGALVQEEAA, from the coding sequence ATGAGCGAAATCCTCCTGGACGCGGTCGAGGTGACCAAGCACTACGGATCCGTCGAAGCCCTGCGGGGCGCGTCGTTCCAGGCCCGCGCCGGCGAAGTGACGGCGTTGATCGGCGACAACGGCGCCGGGAAGTCCACTTTGGTCAAATGCCTCTCCGGCGCGGAGCAGCCGATGTCGGGGAAGATCCTCCTCGACGGCGCCGAGGTGCACTTCGACTCGCCGACCACCGCGCGGCGCCTGGGTATCGAGACCGTCTACCAGGACCTCGCCGTCGCACCCGAGCTCGACCCGGCGGCGAACCTGTTCCTCGGCCGCGAAATCCACCGCAAGGGCATCCTCGGCAAGCTCGGCATGCTCGACAAGAACGAGATGCGGCGGCGGGCCGTCGAAGAGTTCCAGCGGCTCGGCGTGACGCTGCAGAGCACCGACGTCCCGATCGGCTCGCTGTCCGGCGGCCAGCGCCAGAGCGTCGCGGTCGCGCGTTCGGTCGTGTGGGCGTCGAAGGTCGTGTTCATGGACGAGCCGACGGCGGCGCTCGGCGTCGTACAGCGCGAGCGCGTGCTCGACGTCATCAAGAAGGTGCGCGACAAGGGCATCGCCGTCGTGCTGATCAGCCACAACATGCCCGAGGTGCTGTCGGTCGCCGACCGCGTCGAGGTGCTGCGGCTGGGCAAGCGCGTCGCCCGGTTCACCGGCTCGGACACGAAGCTCGAAGACCTCGTCGCCGCGATGACCGGCGCGCTCGTCCAAGAGGAGGCCGCGTGA
- a CDS encoding class I mannose-6-phosphate isomerase gives MTLEPIRLPANQPPQFYRGGDAIAALRGASPDKKSGPEDWVASATTMFGRETTGLTRLPDGAWLRDAVEANANGWLGAKHVEALGTSTGLLVKLLDAGQRLPVHFHPDDAFAKRHFDSHFGKTEAWIVVGTYGDDPRVYPGFKETLSKATVSEWTREQDVPSMLGALNSIPVSAGDTVYIPAGLPHAIGEGVFVVELQQPTDFSLTIEWRDFLASPEKGHLGIGFDTAIEALDTSGWDVERLETIIKRTAGDPAATVDLLAGGSERFFRAEQLRTDKLTTLSLDPSFAVLVVLDGEGTLRTEHGGEHALTKGDTYVVPFDAGQTELSGTATVIRCRPPAPEERHR, from the coding sequence GTGACCCTCGAACCGATCCGGCTGCCCGCCAACCAGCCGCCGCAGTTCTACCGCGGGGGCGACGCCATCGCGGCACTGCGCGGCGCATCGCCGGACAAGAAGTCCGGTCCGGAGGACTGGGTCGCTTCGGCGACCACGATGTTCGGCCGGGAGACCACCGGGCTGACCCGGCTGCCGGACGGCGCCTGGCTGCGCGACGCCGTCGAGGCGAACGCGAACGGCTGGCTCGGCGCGAAGCACGTCGAGGCACTCGGGACGTCGACCGGGCTGCTGGTGAAGCTGCTCGACGCGGGCCAGCGGCTGCCCGTGCACTTCCACCCGGACGACGCGTTCGCGAAACGGCACTTCGACTCCCACTTCGGCAAGACCGAGGCGTGGATCGTCGTGGGCACCTACGGCGACGACCCGCGCGTCTACCCGGGTTTCAAGGAGACGCTGTCGAAGGCGACGGTGTCCGAGTGGACGCGCGAGCAAGATGTCCCGAGCATGCTGGGCGCGTTGAACAGCATCCCGGTGTCCGCCGGCGACACCGTCTACATCCCGGCCGGGCTGCCGCACGCGATCGGCGAGGGCGTGTTCGTCGTCGAACTGCAGCAGCCGACCGACTTCTCGCTCACCATCGAGTGGCGGGACTTCCTCGCGTCGCCGGAGAAGGGCCACCTCGGGATCGGCTTCGACACCGCGATCGAGGCCCTCGACACCTCCGGCTGGGACGTTGAACGTCTCGAGACCATCATCAAGCGCACCGCGGGCGACCCCGCGGCCACGGTGGACCTCCTGGCCGGCGGATCGGAGCGGTTCTTCCGAGCCGAACAGCTGCGTACGGACAAGCTGACAACGTTGTCACTCGACCCGTCATTCGCGGTCCTGGTCGTCCTCGACGGCGAAGGCACCCTGCGCACCGAGCACGGCGGCGAACACGCGCTGACGAAGGGCGACACCTACGTCGTCCCGTTCGACGCCGGCCAGACCGAGCTGTCCGGCACCGCGACGGTGATCCGCTGCCGCCCGCCGGCGCCGGAAGAGAGGCACCGATGA
- a CDS encoding LacI family DNA-binding transcriptional regulator, translated as MSDVARLAGVSIKTVSRVVNDEPAVHPDTAERVMAAIEQLGFRRNLGARNLRRGSTTGTIGLIVEDVGNPFYSELNRAVERIATSFGRQVLTGSSEENSDRERELVLEFCARRVDGILVVPAGLQHGYLVPEMRAGTPVVFIDRPAGDIVADTVLVDNLGGTVEAVTHLAKHGHRRIAFLGDSPDIFTAAERLRGFREGCVRNGISYDESLVSMGTPTPESIGHAVKRLLHGPDPATAVIAGNNRIAVHLLRTLAHADKRPAMVGFDDFELADLLNPPVTVVAHDVSALGHAAAELLFARVQGDQSPPRKVVLPVHLVARGSGEAAP; from the coding sequence ATGAGCGACGTGGCCCGGCTGGCGGGCGTGAGCATCAAGACCGTGTCCCGCGTGGTCAACGACGAACCGGCCGTGCACCCGGACACCGCCGAGCGGGTCATGGCGGCCATCGAGCAGCTGGGGTTCCGGCGGAACCTGGGCGCGCGCAACCTGCGCCGCGGGTCCACCACCGGCACCATCGGGCTGATCGTCGAGGACGTCGGCAACCCCTTCTACTCCGAGCTGAACCGCGCGGTCGAACGCATCGCGACGTCGTTCGGGCGCCAGGTGCTCACCGGCTCGTCCGAGGAGAACTCCGACCGCGAGCGCGAGCTCGTGCTGGAGTTCTGCGCGCGGCGGGTGGACGGAATCCTCGTCGTCCCGGCCGGTCTCCAGCATGGCTACCTGGTGCCGGAGATGCGCGCGGGCACGCCGGTGGTGTTCATCGACCGCCCGGCCGGCGACATCGTGGCCGACACGGTCCTGGTCGACAACCTCGGCGGCACCGTCGAAGCCGTCACGCACCTGGCGAAGCACGGGCACCGGCGGATCGCGTTCCTCGGCGACAGCCCGGACATCTTCACCGCGGCCGAGCGCCTGCGCGGGTTCCGCGAAGGCTGCGTGCGCAACGGCATCTCCTACGACGAGTCCCTGGTCTCGATGGGGACACCGACGCCGGAGTCGATCGGCCACGCCGTCAAGCGGCTGCTGCACGGCCCGGACCCGGCCACCGCGGTGATCGCCGGCAACAACCGGATCGCCGTGCACCTGCTGCGCACGCTGGCCCACGCCGACAAGCGCCCGGCGATGGTGGGCTTCGACGACTTCGAGCTGGCGGACCTGCTGAACCCGCCGGTCACCGTGGTCGCGCACGACGTGAGCGCGCTGGGCCACGCCGCGGCCGAGCTGCTCTTCGCCCGCGTCCAAGGAGACCAGTCCCCGCCGAGAAAGGTAGTCCTGCCCGTGCATCTCGTCGCCCGCGGTTCCGGTGAGGCCGCCCCGTGA
- a CDS encoding GH92 family glycosyl hydrolase, which translates to MARARLRAGLTFLTLAVTAAVAPAVPAVAATSTDYAKWVNPFVGTRPGGADHGTGGGAGNTFPGAVVPFGMVQWSPDTVKSQPGGYFYDDNALTGFSLTHLSGAGCSTYEDIPFIPYVGEVTTSPATDPSHYTSKFSHTNEHATAGAYDVTLDSGAKVELSATQRTGSARLTYPAGASSTLLVNTSGSVNGTDDASITIGKDTISGWATSGRFCGARNSYRVYFSAKFDTPFASIGTWKNGAVTPNKAAETGGAKAKVAQPNGVGASIARPAKAKPQDTTVSGPGSGGYVTFANLNGAQVNVQVGLSFVSVDGAKANLKAENTKKPFDTVAAAARKAWNDQLGKIAVTGGSDEHQTTFYTSLYHSLIQPNVFSDVDGQYPGFDGRIHKADKGHAMYTNFSGWDIYRSETPLLATIAPKETSDIVRSMMAYAEQGGSWDRWTVANDYTGVMNGDPYHIIVAGAYAFGARDFDAQKALLLMIKGATQPTQGYTERPGLEDYQTLGYVPGAGADTLEYTSADFAIAQFAKRIGDSATYTTFMKRAQNWQNLYNPGTGHLQPRNADGSFAGTYDPASSEGWVEGNGAQYDWMVPYDLGGLVTAFGGSTAAQSRLDTFFTQLNAGTQLPYAFMGNEPNSNAPWVYSYAGAPAKTQSIVRRSMNELYNPRPEGLIGNDDLGQMSSWYVWAALGIYPEIPGRAEFVLNTPLFPKAVLTTGAGKKITVTTSGTGDYIAGLKVNGGAAAKAWMPEALVSTGGTLDYTLSAAPTAWGSAPADAPPSFRDQEKPSLSFVNPARAVTPSGSTSKVSVGVQDLSGTARTWTYSAGSADGITLAPATGGIAVPAAGKAQVELTVSVPAGLADGPRRIPVTFSAPGVASSQAVLTVLVAQPNSWPATVNNAGISPDSKPTAANFDGGGWSYSADALAAAGAAPGATVTSDGLGFTWPSFPAGDPDNVIASGQTVNVSGSGRLALLGSASNGNASGTLTVTYTDGSRSTATIGFSDWTLGGGNAQPSFGNRIVLSTPYRNASGGDPQQIRTMVFGTNPITLDAGKTVASVTLPSNVSGGALHVFAIAVGA; encoded by the coding sequence ATGGCGCGAGCGCGCTTAAGAGCCGGTTTGACCTTCCTGACCCTGGCGGTGACCGCGGCGGTGGCTCCCGCTGTGCCCGCTGTGGCAGCAACCAGCACCGACTACGCGAAGTGGGTCAACCCCTTCGTGGGCACCCGGCCCGGCGGGGCCGACCACGGCACCGGGGGCGGTGCCGGCAACACGTTCCCGGGGGCGGTCGTGCCGTTCGGCATGGTCCAGTGGAGCCCGGACACGGTGAAGTCCCAGCCCGGCGGCTACTTCTACGACGACAACGCCCTGACCGGGTTCAGCCTGACGCACCTTTCGGGCGCGGGCTGCTCGACCTATGAGGACATCCCGTTCATCCCTTATGTCGGTGAAGTGACGACGTCCCCGGCCACGGACCCGTCCCACTACACGTCCAAGTTCTCGCACACCAACGAACACGCGACGGCGGGCGCCTACGACGTCACCCTCGACAGCGGCGCGAAGGTCGAGCTGAGCGCGACCCAGCGCACCGGCTCGGCCCGCCTGACCTACCCGGCGGGGGCGTCCTCGACGTTGCTGGTCAACACGTCCGGCTCGGTCAACGGCACCGACGACGCGTCGATCACCATCGGCAAGGACACCATCAGCGGCTGGGCGACCAGCGGCCGGTTCTGCGGGGCACGCAACAGCTACCGCGTCTACTTCTCGGCGAAGTTCGACACGCCGTTCGCGTCGATCGGCACCTGGAAGAACGGTGCCGTGACCCCGAACAAGGCCGCCGAGACCGGCGGGGCCAAGGCGAAGGTCGCGCAGCCCAACGGCGTCGGCGCGTCGATCGCGCGCCCGGCCAAGGCGAAGCCGCAGGACACCACCGTGTCCGGCCCGGGCAGCGGCGGGTACGTCACCTTCGCGAACCTCAACGGCGCGCAGGTGAACGTCCAGGTGGGACTGTCCTTTGTGTCCGTTGACGGCGCGAAGGCGAACCTCAAGGCCGAGAACACCAAGAAGCCGTTCGACACGGTCGCCGCGGCCGCGCGGAAGGCGTGGAACGACCAGCTCGGCAAGATCGCCGTCACCGGCGGTTCCGACGAGCACCAGACGACGTTCTACACGTCGCTGTACCACTCGCTGATCCAGCCGAACGTCTTCTCCGACGTGGACGGTCAGTACCCCGGCTTCGACGGCCGCATCCACAAGGCCGACAAGGGCCACGCGATGTACACCAACTTCTCCGGCTGGGACATCTACCGTTCCGAGACCCCGCTGCTGGCGACGATCGCGCCGAAGGAGACCTCCGACATCGTCCGGTCGATGATGGCCTACGCGGAGCAGGGCGGCTCGTGGGACCGCTGGACGGTCGCCAACGACTACACCGGCGTGATGAACGGCGACCCGTACCACATCATCGTGGCCGGCGCGTACGCGTTCGGCGCGCGTGACTTCGACGCCCAGAAGGCGTTGCTGCTCATGATCAAGGGCGCCACGCAGCCGACGCAGGGCTACACCGAGCGGCCGGGCCTCGAGGACTACCAGACCCTCGGGTACGTCCCGGGCGCCGGTGCCGACACCCTCGAGTACACCAGCGCGGACTTCGCCATCGCCCAGTTCGCCAAGCGGATCGGCGACTCCGCGACGTACACGACGTTCATGAAGCGCGCGCAGAACTGGCAGAACCTCTACAACCCGGGCACCGGCCACCTGCAGCCGCGCAACGCCGATGGCTCCTTCGCCGGCACGTACGACCCAGCGAGTTCCGAGGGCTGGGTCGAGGGCAACGGCGCCCAGTACGACTGGATGGTGCCCTACGACCTCGGTGGCCTGGTCACCGCGTTCGGCGGCAGCACCGCGGCCCAGTCCCGGTTGGACACCTTCTTCACCCAGCTCAACGCGGGTACGCAGCTGCCGTACGCGTTCATGGGCAACGAGCCGAACTCGAACGCGCCGTGGGTGTACTCCTACGCGGGCGCGCCGGCCAAGACGCAGTCGATCGTCCGGCGCTCGATGAACGAGCTGTACAACCCGCGTCCCGAAGGCCTGATCGGCAACGACGACCTCGGCCAGATGTCGTCGTGGTACGTCTGGGCCGCGCTCGGCATCTACCCGGAGATCCCGGGCCGCGCCGAGTTCGTGCTCAACACGCCGCTGTTCCCGAAGGCCGTGCTGACCACCGGCGCGGGCAAGAAGATCACCGTCACGACGTCCGGGACCGGCGACTACATCGCGGGCCTGAAGGTCAACGGCGGGGCCGCGGCGAAGGCGTGGATGCCGGAGGCTCTGGTGTCCACGGGCGGCACCCTGGACTACACGCTGTCGGCGGCCCCGACCGCGTGGGGCAGCGCGCCGGCCGACGCGCCGCCGTCCTTCCGCGACCAGGAGAAGCCGAGCCTGTCGTTCGTGAACCCGGCGCGGGCGGTGACGCCGTCGGGGTCGACGTCCAAGGTCTCGGTCGGCGTCCAGGACCTCTCGGGTACGGCCCGGACCTGGACGTACTCGGCGGGCAGCGCGGACGGGATCACGCTGGCCCCGGCGACCGGCGGCATCGCCGTGCCCGCCGCGGGCAAAGCCCAGGTGGAGCTGACGGTTTCGGTCCCCGCGGGGCTGGCCGACGGCCCGCGCCGCATCCCGGTGACGTTCTCCGCGCCCGGCGTGGCCTCTTCGCAGGCCGTGCTGACCGTGCTCGTGGCCCAGCCGAACAGCTGGCCGGCCACGGTGAACAACGCCGGCATTTCGCCCGACTCGAAGCCCACCGCGGCGAACTTCGACGGCGGCGGCTGGAGCTACTCCGCCGACGCGCTGGCCGCGGCCGGGGCCGCCCCGGGCGCGACGGTCACCAGTGACGGTCTCGGGTTCACCTGGCCGTCGTTCCCGGCCGGCGACCCGGACAACGTGATCGCTTCCGGGCAGACGGTGAACGTGAGCGGCTCCGGACGGCTCGCGCTGCTCGGCTCGGCGTCGAACGGCAACGCGTCCGGCACGCTGACGGTCACCTACACCGACGGCAGCAGGTCCACCGCCACCATCGGGTTCTCCGACTGGACCCTCGGCGGCGGGAACGCGCAGCCGTCGTTCGGCAACCGGATCGTGCTGTCCACGCCGTACCGCAACGCCTCGGGCGGCGACCCGCAGCAGATCCGCACGATGGTGTTCGGTACCAACCCGATCACCCTCGATGCGGGCAAGACCGTGGCGAGCGTGACGCTGCCTTCGAATGTCAGCGGCGGCGCCCTGCACGTTTTCGCGATCGCCGTCGGCGCGTAG
- a CDS encoding GH92 family glycosyl hydrolase: MSSKVLAGALALAVVATGVSPAVAVAAGGDALEAVNTFIGTQDEGNTFPGASAPFGMTQVSPITSHYAGYRYTDTAIRGFGHFFLSGAGCWEQGGLVSTLPTTGEVGPGKAFDTARPATFDQKQYASPFTHDGEVGKPGYYKVHLTGYGGVDVETTAATRAGVERYTFTKPGDANVFVNVGQANDKEPVTGSSIRVVDDRTVEGTVESQAFCGGKPYTTYFTTKFDKPFKTFGTWSPTGGTPGSRSSEGGAGLRGAWLTFAGGGQVTATTAISQVDAAGPRVNLAAERVRSFDAAKDAVQRTWRRELSTVDIKGGTPDDRTVFSTSLYHALLQPLTANDADGRYYGFDKKIHRAVGWTYYDFFSLWDTYRSQNQLLALLRPSRAKDIAKSILAIHDQGGWLPRWAYASQETNTMTGDPVTPFLVDLWRFGALSGEEMHAYQALLQNSREIPPASSPFQGRSGNASYQKDGFVQYDPDFPKKGQDTDPNHGASATLEYALGDCSLSVMAAALGKKDDAAALAAKGRTYRTLWDESLTDRGFTGFFRPKVLGGAWFTPADKPYSPQSQDGFHEGTAWQYQWLVQQDVPGLVDRMGGPAATGKRLDDFFAYDELVKNPATAVRENWVVGPYDYYDQFRYNPNNEPDLHSPWMYALTGQPSKTSTVVRAAHTLFTNAPNGVTGNDDLGTMSAWYVFSALGLYPAVPGTGNFVLNAPRFAKSVLHLENGRDVTIQAPGADGAKLQYVSGLKVGAKPSDRVYVGFDQLKHGATLQFSLTADAAEATWATSPSSAPPSPCAG, encoded by the coding sequence GTGAGCAGCAAGGTTTTGGCGGGTGCGCTGGCGCTCGCCGTGGTGGCGACCGGGGTGAGTCCCGCCGTCGCAGTCGCGGCCGGTGGCGATGCCCTTGAGGCCGTCAACACGTTCATCGGCACGCAGGACGAGGGCAACACGTTCCCGGGTGCCTCGGCGCCGTTCGGGATGACGCAGGTCAGCCCGATCACCTCGCACTACGCCGGCTACCGCTACACCGACACCGCGATCCGCGGCTTCGGGCACTTCTTCCTGTCCGGCGCGGGCTGCTGGGAGCAGGGCGGCCTGGTCTCGACCCTGCCGACGACCGGGGAAGTGGGCCCGGGCAAGGCGTTCGACACGGCTCGCCCGGCCACCTTCGACCAGAAGCAGTACGCCTCGCCGTTCACCCACGACGGCGAAGTCGGCAAACCCGGCTACTACAAGGTCCACCTGACCGGCTACGGCGGCGTCGACGTCGAGACGACCGCGGCGACCCGCGCCGGTGTCGAGCGGTATACCTTCACGAAACCCGGTGATGCCAACGTTTTCGTCAACGTCGGGCAGGCGAACGACAAGGAGCCGGTGACAGGCAGCAGCATCCGCGTGGTCGACGACCGGACCGTCGAGGGCACTGTGGAGTCCCAGGCGTTCTGCGGCGGCAAGCCGTACACGACGTACTTCACGACGAAGTTCGACAAGCCGTTCAAGACGTTCGGCACGTGGTCGCCGACCGGCGGCACGCCCGGCTCCCGTTCCTCCGAAGGTGGCGCGGGCCTGCGTGGCGCGTGGCTGACCTTCGCGGGTGGTGGCCAGGTCACGGCGACCACCGCGATCTCCCAGGTGGACGCGGCCGGACCCCGCGTGAACCTGGCGGCCGAGCGCGTCCGGTCGTTCGACGCGGCCAAAGACGCCGTGCAACGCACCTGGCGGCGTGAGCTGTCCACTGTGGACATCAAGGGTGGCACGCCGGACGACCGCACGGTCTTCTCCACCTCCCTCTACCACGCGCTGCTGCAGCCGCTGACGGCCAACGACGCCGACGGGCGCTACTACGGCTTCGACAAGAAGATCCACCGCGCGGTCGGCTGGACGTATTACGACTTCTTCTCGCTGTGGGACACCTACCGCTCGCAGAACCAGCTCCTGGCTCTGCTGCGGCCCAGCCGCGCGAAGGACATCGCGAAGAGCATCCTCGCCATCCACGACCAGGGCGGTTGGCTGCCGCGATGGGCGTACGCGAGCCAGGAGACGAACACGATGACCGGCGACCCGGTCACGCCGTTCCTGGTCGACCTGTGGCGCTTCGGCGCGCTGTCTGGCGAGGAGATGCACGCGTACCAGGCGCTGCTGCAGAACTCGCGCGAGATCCCGCCCGCGTCGTCGCCGTTCCAGGGGCGCTCGGGCAACGCGAGCTACCAGAAGGACGGGTTCGTCCAGTACGACCCGGACTTCCCGAAGAAAGGCCAGGACACCGACCCGAACCACGGCGCGTCGGCCACCCTCGAGTACGCGCTCGGTGACTGTTCGCTGTCGGTCATGGCGGCCGCACTCGGCAAGAAGGACGACGCGGCGGCGCTGGCCGCAAAAGGCCGGACGTACCGGACGTTGTGGGACGAAAGCCTGACCGACCGCGGTTTCACCGGCTTCTTCCGCCCGAAGGTCCTCGGCGGCGCGTGGTTCACGCCCGCCGACAAGCCGTACAGCCCGCAGAGTCAGGACGGCTTCCACGAGGGCACGGCCTGGCAGTACCAGTGGCTGGTCCAGCAGGACGTGCCCGGGCTCGTCGACCGGATGGGCGGCCCGGCGGCCACCGGCAAGCGTCTGGACGATTTCTTCGCCTACGACGAACTGGTGAAGAATCCGGCGACGGCGGTGCGCGAGAACTGGGTCGTCGGCCCGTACGACTACTACGACCAGTTCCGCTACAACCCCAACAACGAGCCGGACCTGCACTCGCCGTGGATGTACGCGCTCACCGGGCAGCCGTCGAAGACGTCGACGGTCGTGCGGGCGGCGCACACGCTGTTCACCAACGCGCCCAACGGCGTCACCGGGAACGACGACCTCGGCACCATGTCGGCCTGGTACGTCTTCAGCGCCCTCGGCCTCTATCCCGCCGTCCCAGGGACTGGGAACTTCGTGCTCAACGCTCCGCGATTCGCGAAATCCGTCCTGCACCTGGAGAACGGGCGGGACGTCACGATCCAGGCGCCGGGCGCGGACGGCGCGAAGCTGCAGTACGTCTCGGGACTCAAGGTCGGCGCGAAGCCGAGCGACCGCGTGTACGTCGGCTTCGATCAGCTGAAGCACGGCGCCACGCTGCAGTTTTCCCTCACCGCGGACGCCGCGGAGGCGACGTGGGCGACGTCACCGTCGTCCGCGCCGCCTTCGCCCTGCGCCGGGTAA
- a CDS encoding DUF3817 domain-containing protein, translating into MSSKAALVFRVAAVAEALSWAGLLVGMFLKYVVHSSHEGGVPVLGMVHGVIFVLYVVTSLSVAKPLGWRPKTLVLALLASIPPLFTWLFEKWALRNGKLDGPQRLSHGGVGLFQVKEPVAA; encoded by the coding sequence GTGTCCAGCAAGGCCGCTCTAGTGTTCCGCGTGGCCGCAGTAGCCGAAGCCCTGTCCTGGGCCGGGCTGCTGGTCGGGATGTTCCTCAAGTACGTCGTCCACTCCTCTCACGAAGGCGGCGTTCCCGTCCTCGGCATGGTGCACGGCGTGATCTTCGTCCTCTACGTGGTGACCTCCCTGTCCGTCGCGAAGCCGCTCGGCTGGCGCCCGAAGACGCTGGTCCTGGCGCTCCTCGCCAGCATCCCGCCGCTGTTCACGTGGCTGTTCGAGAAGTGGGCGCTGCGCAACGGCAAGCTCGACGGCCCGCAGCGGCTGTCCCACGGTGGCGTCGGCCTGTTCCAGGTGAAGGAACCCGTCGCCGCCTGA